From the Pelorhabdus rhamnosifermentans genome, the window CCGAAGTTGCACAAACATTAGGTGAAGGTTTGCAGGCATTTTGCATTCCTGGTTCTGTTGCAGATAGTCGGAAGGTAGGATTAGGTCATGGGAATTTGGCTGCGATGCTATTAGAAGAAGAAACAAAATGCTTTGCTTTTTTAGCCGGACATGAATCGTTTGCTGCGGCAGAAGGTGCGATTGGTATTGTAAGGTCTGCCAATAAGGTTAGGAAAAATCCATTGCGTGTCATACTCAATGGATTGGGAAAAGATGCAGCGCAAATTATTTCTCGTGTTAACGGATTTACTTATGTACAGACAAATTTTGATCATTATACAGGAACACTGCAAATTGTAAAAGAACTAAAATATTCTTCAAGTGAACGTTCTAGTGTCCGGTGTTATGGTGCAGACGACGTGATGGAAGGCGTTGCGATTATGTTTAAAGAAGGGGTAGATGTATCGATTACTGGTAATTCAACCAATCCAACGCGTTTTCAGCATCCAGTAGCAGGGACCTACAAAAAAGAGTGTATAGAGCAAGGTAAAAAGTATTTCTCCGTGGCTTCCGGCGGAGGTACAGGAAGAACGCTGCATCCAGATAATATGGCAGCAGGTCCGGCATCTTATGGCATGACAGACACACTAGGGCGAATGCACTCTGATGCTCAGTTTGCTGGTTCTTCTTCTGTTCCTGCCCATGTAGAAATGATGGGATTGATAGGAATGGGGAATAATCCCATGGTTGGCGCCAGCGTTGCCGTAGCGGTAGCAGTAGAAGAAGCAAAATAGTAATAACTCCTACCATACGTTTTGTATTGGTAGGAGTCTATTTTTTATATTGAAAATCATATAAAGATGATAAAATAAATAGATTGAATTTTTAAAGGAGGAAAAGGCGCATGCCTAAAATTTCGAGTCAAGCTAAAAGATTGCGTATTTATATTGGGGAGGGCGACCGCTGGAAGCGTCAGTCTTTGTTTCATGCCATTGTGGCAAAAGCGAAGGAATTGGATTTGGCAGGAGCCACTGTT encodes:
- a CDS encoding GGGtGRT protein, translating into MVMFEGYERRIDSINKTLKEYKIESLEQAKKLCDNKGIDVQSIVKGIQPICFDNACWAYTLGAAIAIKKGNTKAAEVAQTLGEGLQAFCIPGSVADSRKVGLGHGNLAAMLLEEETKCFAFLAGHESFAAAEGAIGIVRSANKVRKNPLRVILNGLGKDAAQIISRVNGFTYVQTNFDHYTGTLQIVKELKYSSSERSSVRCYGADDVMEGVAIMFKEGVDVSITGNSTNPTRFQHPVAGTYKKECIEQGKKYFSVASGGGTGRTLHPDNMAAGPASYGMTDTLGRMHSDAQFAGSSSVPAHVEMMGLIGMGNNPMVGASVAVAVAVEEAK